ACTGAAAACTCCCGTGATTAAACGGAAGCGGTATCCAATAATAAAATCCCCTAGGCATCACAGACGCAGAAACCTCAAGAAGCGCCAATGTAAACGTGTCGTATCACCTAGCAATAGAAAAAGGTTCCGACCGCGCAAGACCAGATCCGATTATCCGGCCATCATCCCATCTGAATGGTCACAACGGGTAAGGAGCTCAGAGGGATTACAGGGATTGCCTGGTCAGCCAGGCAATCCGGGGCTCCAAGGTGATCAAGGCATTCAAGGGCCTCCAGGCGTGCCAGGTCTTCCGGGCTCCGACGGAGCATCCGGCATTCCGGGTCAGACGGGCGTCCAAGGGCTGCCAGGTATTCAAGGCATTCCCGGTGAGCAAGGCATCCCAGGCCCTCAAGGTCCTCCGGGCCCTCCCGGGCCCCCTGGTCCACAGGGCATCCAAGGATTACCGGGAAGCGTGATAGTGCCGGAGATCATTGTACTGCCAACCACGCTTCGTTATTTTTATGTATTGATGTCCGAGGTTAATCTGGATGCTCCCTTCGCCATATCTGCCCAGCAATTTACGGATGATGACGGAAATCCATTTCAGAGCATCGAGGTCGGTCCGAACACCACCTCAACGGTTTATATCAACGGCATGATTCAGGAAGGCCGAATATATACCCTCACGCCGGACGCTCTAACCCTGTATTCCCCCGGCGATGTGCTCCTGGCCGGCACCCCGATCTTGCTGGAGGTTTTATATCTCACCGTTCAGGTGGTGCCTTGAACGGTGAGCAAAGAACCTTGCTATTCGCTGCGGCGGGTAGCAAGGTTCACGAAAAAGACATCTGCCGCAAGGGAGATGTCTCTTTCTCAGCATCTTAATCTTCGGACCGGCTCATGCCAAGCATCTTAATGTTTGCACCTCAACAAGCAACAGATTCTGCGGTGATTTAATGAAGTGTTTGAGTAATCAAAACCACCCGTATTGAACTGCACCCCAATTGTTAGACACCATCTAACATTGGAGGTGCAGTTTTTTCTATGGCTAATTTTAGTTCGGACGAAAAATTACAAGCAGTTATGCGTTATCAAAATGGATCAGAAAGCATGAAATCGATTGCGAAATCACTAGGACTCCATCATACTGTCCTTTTACATTGGATTAGACAATATGAGCATCATGGTGAAGAAGTCTTTAAAAAGCGCTATACACCGTATTCTGTACAGGATAAACTAGACGTACTTCATTATATAAAAGAACATGGGACGTCTATTAGAGAGGCAGCTGCAGTATTTAATATTGCGAGTCATAGTACCATTCTAAGCTGGCAAAGAAGCTTAGAGTTACATGGAATAGATGCCCTACAACCAAAGAAAAAGGGGCGTTCATCCATGAAAAAGGATCCAAAACAACTGAATGATCAAAAGTCTGTAAAGGGGTCGGTAGAGGCTTTACAGAAAGAGATAGAACTTTTGCGTATGGAGAATGCTTATTTAAAAAAGTTGAATACCTTAGTTCAAAACAAG
This Paenibacillus sp. JZ16 DNA region includes the following protein-coding sequences:
- a CDS encoding DUF4183 domain-containing protein, which translates into the protein MPGQPGNPGLQGDQGIQGPPGVPGLPGSDGASGIPGQTGVQGLPGIQGIPGEQGIPGPQGPPGPPGPPGPQGIQGLPGSVIVPEIIVLPTTLRYFYVLMSEVNLDAPFAISAQQFTDDDGNPFQSIEVGPNTTSTVYINGMIQEGRIYTLTPDALTLYSPGDVLLAGTPILLEVLYLTVQVVP